The DNA region GTATTGCTTGCGCGCAATGCGCTCCACCTGGGGTTTAATATAGCCGAACAGATCGTCCATCCTGATGGAACCGTCCGGGTTGACGACATCTTCGTTTTTAATGCCCTTGAGCAGGAAATAGGTGAAGAGACCATGCCCCTTTTCATCATAGGTCGAGCTGATCTGCTCACCCGAGGAAGCGGAAAGAACCGTCATATTTTTTGACAGAACCATGTTGTTCTGGATATTCATCACCAGTGGTCGGGCCCCCTTGGCGAGCACCGATCGGCCGCCCGCGCCTGAAAAACAGGAATCGAGGGCGACAATGATTTCTTTGGCCTGAAGTTTGCCGAGAGCGTCGTACAGTCTTTTCAGTGAGTAGCCGGTCTGTTCGATAAAAGACGGGTCCCCATCATAAGGTACAAGATAAGCGTCTCCGGTTTTAGGGTTCGGAGCGCCATGGCCCGAAAAATAAACAAAAATGGTGCTGTCTTTCTCAACATTATTGGAGAGCCACTTTTCAAAATATTTTTCCATGTCGCTTTTTAGCGCTCGGTCATTAATAAGCGTAACGACATTCTCCTCCGGATAGCCCATCACTTGGGAAAGATACGCCGCTACAATCCGGGCATCGTTTTCAGCAAAAGCGGCTTTTGGAAGTTCCTGGCGATATCGCTCAATACCGATGACGATGGCATAAGCATGCTTGTCGGGCGTTGATTTTTTTGCAGGAAGCGCATCGATATCCGATTTGATTATCTTTTTATTATTGCCAACTGAAGTAGCGGTGTTAACGGGAAGCTTTTGTGCGATTTTTGCTTCAGCCGCTTGATGCTTTAGCGTGTATAACAATTGCGCGAACATGACAGCGGATTCTTTTTGGTCAAACCATATCTCGGCATTGCATCCATTGATCGACACTGCGAACTGGACGTTCGCCAATGGCCCATAATCGGTCACAACAGGGTCCCCTACCGTTTCAAAACCGCAAAGGGCCTGGCTGGTATTGTCCTCAGAGGTGACTTGGAATCCTTCCTCGTTGATTTTTATAGAGGCCCTTGTATAATAGGCACCTATAGAAGGATGTCCCTCAAAAAACATTTTTATCACTTTATTTTTTGTTTCATCATACGTGACGGCCTGCATATCTTTTTCCGTAGTCCGGTGTATGATCCCTGCCCCGCACCCCTGCATCAGCGACATCAGTATAAAGAAGATACCTGCAAATATCATTTTTTTCATGGCGGTTTCCTATCGGATAATGATTTCTCTGTTCGGCGCGATGAGCTGCGGCGACTGCTCGTTGTTGTACAGTTTCCGGGCGGTTTTCTGCACCTGGGGCTTGAGGTAGCTATATAATTCCTCCACCTCTATTTTGCCGTCTTCATTGAGATCGGCCTCACCCTTGACGCCTTTCAGGAGAAAATAGGTAAAGAGCCCGTGCCCTTTGTCTTTATAGGTGGAGCTGATTTCACTGTCAGATGATGCCGTCAGGACGACCATGTTTTTGGCCGGCGTAAATGCCGTCTGCATGTTCATCACCAGCGGGCGGCTTCCTTCCGCCAGGACGCTTTTTCCGCCCGCCCCGGAAAAACAGGAATCAAGAGCCACCATGATTTCTTTGGCGGGAAGTTTGGATAGCTGTTCATACAGCTTTTTCAAGGGATAGCCGGTCTTTTCAATAAAATTGGGGTCGCCGTCATAGGGGACCAGAAAGACGTCGCCGGTTTTGGGATTGGGGGCGCCGTGGCCGGAGTAATAGAAAAACACGGAACCGCCGGGCTCCATGTTTTTCGGGAGCCACTCTTCGATATATTTTACCAGATCGGTGTAAGTGGCGTGTTCGTTGCTCAGGGCAATGATATTTTCTTCCGGATAGCCCAGCATGCGGGTGAGACACTGTTTGACCGTTGCCGCATCCGCTACGGCAAAATCGGCCTTTGGCAATTTCTGGCGATAGGTTTCGATGCCGATGACGACGGCATATGCGTTCGGGTTGGGCTTCTTTTTAACAGAAGGCAGTTCGTCGACGTCGGATTTGAGCGGAGCGGGGGCGGAAAGGGGTTCTTTGGTTGCTGCGGTTTGCGCCGCTCCCTTACGCGCGCTTCTTTCCGCCATTTCAATCACCCGGGCGGCATTGTCCTGACGCTTGGATAAAAGGAAGGCTTTGGCGTTATCCGTGTCCGCTCCCTTTTCAATCAGCAGCCTGATGGCCGCAGTCTGGCCGGCTTGGGCTGCCGAGACAAGCGGCGTACCCCCCCATCGGTCAGGGACATCAATTTCCGCCCCCTTTTCAATGAGAAGCTTCATCATATTGACGTTGCCTTTACAGGCGGTAATATGTAGAGGGGTTCCGCAGTTGCAAGTGTTCGCCCACCCGTCGCCGCAGCTTTTCATATTTAGGTCAGCTCCTTTATCAATCATAAGTCGGACGATATCCAAAGGGGCATTGTTAAACACGGCTTCATGCAGGGGCGCAAGACCGGGCGTCACGATCTCATTCACATTGGCGCCTTGACTTAAAAGGGATTCTACTTCTTTTATATCTCCGCTTTTCGCTGCTCTTCCCAACGGCGTGACAGTCGCGCATCCGGCCATTGAAACGAGTGAAAACAGAATTAAAAATAGAACTATCTTTTTCATCATTTTCCTTTTTTACCTTGTCAGGTTGTAAACTACCGTGGCTTCCGTCCAGTCACCCGGTTCCAGATGGTTGAGCCGTCGCACCAGGTCGCTGATCATTCCCGTCGATTTTGAATCATAAACCTTGAAAAGGCCTTCCTGAAACCCGAGGGGTATCAGGTTTTCCTTTTTGCGGGTGGCGATCAGCTTGATGCGTTCTTCGGCATACTTTTCCGTATGTCCGGGGAGAAACGCCGCCGTCAACCGGATGGGGCTTTCTTCCGGCGGGAACACATGGACCGTATTGGATGTTGCAAGGTTTTTAGTATGATGGGAATTGGGCAGGAGCAGGGTCACGGAACCGTCGGAAGCGATTGAAAAAATATAAATATAGCAGTCCCGGCTGGGTTCGTAAAAAATCCGGACATCTTCACCTGCCTTGATGGTCGTTTTGGAAAGATGGACCTTTACGGAGAGTCCCTCGCCTTTTTCCGGATAAACCGGCTGGATGAGGGCTTTGAGCTTTACCCGGTAAAGGGACCGGTCCTTCGGGTCCCACCCTTCCTGGAGGATTTCGGACTTTTCAACCCGGCCTCTGACCGTGGCATATACCAAGTCTTCCACCAGCTGGCTGTTTGACACCAGCGTATGCGACTTCATGAAGACGCCCACCGCCATTTCCAGGGCGTTTTTCTGGGCGTCGCGCCGGGCCCTTTCTTTGACTTCATTGGGGGTTTCGATGTCGCCGAGGACCGCCTCGCCGGTCGCCTCGATCCATAAGGGTTTTTCGGCGGAAAAGGATATGGATGAAACCAGTGACAGCAGCAGGAAAAGGAGCACGGGAATTGTTTTTTTCATTAAATTTTTATCAGTCTCAAGTTGTATGCGTATTACCAACAATTGGTTTTATACCGCTTTCCATAATAAAGTTCCGAAACAATGAATTGCGGTATAAGCGGTTGTAGAAAAAACCGTTGGAATAACGGAACGTTTTTTTGACAACCGCTATAACTGAATATATTTGAACTGCCGCGGTAAATCAAATAGAAAAGGTGGTGTGGGCTCAAAATGACAAGGAAAATTCCTCCGGCCGCCTGTCCGGGTAGATTATACCGTTTTCCATAATAAAGTTCCGAAACAATGAATTGCGGTATAAGCGGTTGTAGAAAAAACCGTTGGAATAACGGAACGTTTTTTTGACAACCGCTATACCAAGCGTTACGAAAAAGTCAGGAAATTAAAAAGAATGGTCAAATTTGGTAGATGAAGATCGATTCAGAACCAAACCGGCCCTTGATCTGCACCTGCTGCAGCGGCTCCCATCCGGGGATTTCAAACCGGCGCGACAATATCCGGCACCTTTTTTCAGTTGTTTTAATTTCTCCCCCAGGATTGCCATCTGGTCGGGCACCAGATAGCAAAAAATCACATCGGCATCCTGGAAATCGCAGGTTTTAAAATTTGCACAGAGTATGACAACATCCGCCCGCTTCAGCCAGGTGGTCAGTTTGGCCAGGGCGCAAACCAGCGGAGATATATCAATGCCGACGGCCCTTGCCCCGTAAAATTTATTTGCCTCGATCAAAAACCTGCCGTCTCCGCAGCCAATATCATACACCCGCTCACCGGGGCGAATGTCCGCCAATGCCACGATTTTACGGGTAAGGCGCTTTGACGTTGCAATAAATGGCGCACCGGTCATGATGTGACTGATCAAACTGATGGCCGTCATAACGAGGGCGGCGATTCCAAGAACGGCAAGACAGGCAATGATGACCTTGGATATAAGTGTCAGCTCGCCATAATGGGTTGCCGGTTTGCCGAATAATGCCTCTCCTGTGAATAGTTCCCACATGATACAGGTCCGGTTTGCCAGTTTGCGCGGTGTGCTCTGTTTAGAGCATTTCCGCCGTTATCGAAATAATATGCTCACACCTGTGCGGCAGCATGGCACCGTATCCCGGCAGATTGCGACGGAGCTTAAAACAGCGGCCGTGATCGTGCCGGATATGGCCGAGGCGGGACTCCCGGGCATATGGCGCAAAGTATTCCCGTCAGATCGGATGGACACATTTATGATTGAGCATTTATTTTCTTTAAACCCGTTTCCACATCGAGGCGGATCCACTTCAAAATCTCAATGTGATTGATGGGCACATCTTCAATTTCCTTTTTAATTTCATGTGTATCGAGCGTATAGGTCTGACCGTTGCCGCGATGCCGGTAAACAAAATGCACCTCCGGATTTCCCGTAATCAGCGTTACCAGCGTGCCCGCCAGATCCCCCAGCGGCTGGCGGTCCACATGGGTCAGCTGAAAAGCAACGGTGATGACGGTTCCTTTTCCCGGTTCCGATTCAATCTCAAAGCTTCCACCGGCATTTTCGGCGGCCTGGGCCAGCATGGGCACCCCCAACCCGACCCGGCGGACTTTTTTCGTCGTATAAAAGGGGTCCAATACCCGCTTTAGTTCCGCTGTTGTCATCCCTGTCCCGTCGTCGCAAATTTCCAGCGTCAAGTGATCGTTTGTCCGGTCTTCCGTTATGGAAATGAGAACATGCCGGGCCTTGGCGCGGACGGCGTTTTCCGTAATGTCCAGGATATGAAGCGACAGTTCCATCATGGTCTATGTCGTCTCGATATAGCGCCCGTCACGATTTTGAAAGGCCAGTCTTAACTCCCGGACATTTCCTTCCTTGAGAAATATCGTGGTGCACGCCCGGCCCACATCACGGATAACGTGCGCATCGGATGACGTAATCATGGCAAAGGATGCAAGTTCGGGGTATTGCCGACGGGCGCGTTTGATCCCCATGGCATGACTGATCTCCAGAGCGTCGAACTGCATGGAAGGATCGATGAATCCAAGTTGGCTGATGACGCTGTAACTGGGGCGGTCTATATGGGAAGCCACGGCAAGGCCTCCCAGGCTATGGACCAAATCGATGACATCCTGCAGGGGGAGATCGGCGGAGCCGATGAGCAGATGCCCGTTCATGCCTTCCACCTCATCCTGGGCGTTCACAATGGCCTGACACCCGAAAATCTCCTCCTGGTTGACGCCGGGCAGGTGGTCGTAAATTACGCCCTGAAGCCCGTAAAGACTTTCAAGGTCGTCAAAAAGGGCCAGCAGATGGACCTCTTCAAGGGTGGTTATTTCCATGCCGGGCAGCACGGAGATGGGTTTCCCCCCCGACAGTTTGATCACATGCGCCGCGTTTTCCGATGCGTTGTGGTCGCAGACGGCGATGACATCTAATTTTTCAGCTATTGATTTTTCAATGATCGCGCGGGGAAACATATCAAGCTCCGCGCAGGGGGAGAGACAGGTATGGATATGCAGATCACAGCGCAATGCCCTGAGCATGACCTTTTTCCCGAAAAGTGATCAAAAAAAGACCATGATCCCATGGCCCCTTATGATTCAGACGCGGCGTTGCCGTGTTTCGCCTTTATCAGATTATAAATTTTTCCGACGATTTCGAAACCCGAAAGATCCGTACCCATGACCGGAATATTTTCCTCGATGGCTTTCGCCAGTGTATCCTTGGCGGGCTCGGCCCCCTGGACCAGAACGATCCCGGCATGATCCTTCAGGCTGGCCACGGCGATGATATTCTGATGCACCTGTCGCGTGATCCAGAGGTCGCCTTCCTTGCTGTTGGCCATTACATCACTGAGCAGATCTCCCGTATATCCGTTCAGCACTTCCGTTTGCAGCCTGTTAAACCCGGAAAATACTTTTAAGTTTAAATATTTTACAATGGCAGCCAGATCCAAAGTCAGCCGATTTCCTTTCTTTTGTGAACCCGCCCCCGACTTATGGGGCAACATCCCGTTGAACGATCATTTTCAGGTGCGTTCCTTTACCGATTTCCGAGGTGATCTCAAATTCGTCAAAATTGTCTCCCTGAATCATATAACGGCCTTCGAGTATCGGCTTCTCATGGAGGTGCAAA from Desulfobacterales bacterium includes:
- a CDS encoding caspase family protein; its protein translation is MKKMIFAGIFFILMSLMQGCGAGIIHRTTEKDMQAVTYDETKNKVIKMFFEGHPSIGAYYTRASIKINEEGFQVTSEDNTSQALCGFETVGDPVVTDYGPLANVQFAVSINGCNAEIWFDQKESAVMFAQLLYTLKHQAAEAKIAQKLPVNTATSVGNNKKIIKSDIDALPAKKSTPDKHAYAIVIGIERYRQELPKAAFAENDARIVAAYLSQVMGYPEENVVTLINDRALKSDMEKYFEKWLSNNVEKDSTIFVYFSGHGAPNPKTGDAYLVPYDGDPSFIEQTGYSLKRLYDALGKLQAKEIIVALDSCFSGAGGRSVLAKGARPLVMNIQNNMVLSKNMTVLSASSGEQISSTYDEKGHGLFTYFLLKGIKNEDVVNPDGSIRMDDLFGYIKPQVERIARKQYNNEQTPQLIGAKK
- a CDS encoding ankyrin repeat domain-containing protein, with amino-acid sequence MMKKIVLFLILFSLVSMAGCATVTPLGRAAKSGDIKEVESLLSQGANVNEIVTPGLAPLHEAVFNNAPLDIVRLMIDKGADLNMKSCGDGWANTCNCGTPLHITACKGNVNMMKLLIEKGAEIDVPDRWGGTPLVSAAQAGQTAAIRLLIEKGADTDNAKAFLLSKRQDNAARVIEMAERSARKGAAQTAATKEPLSAPAPLKSDVDELPSVKKKPNPNAYAVVIGIETYRQKLPKADFAVADAATVKQCLTRMLGYPEENIIALSNEHATYTDLVKYIEEWLPKNMEPGGSVFFYYSGHGAPNPKTGDVFLVPYDGDPNFIEKTGYPLKKLYEQLSKLPAKEIMVALDSCFSGAGGKSVLAEGSRPLVMNMQTAFTPAKNMVVLTASSDSEISSTYKDKGHGLFTYFLLKGVKGEADLNEDGKIEVEELYSYLKPQVQKTARKLYNNEQSPQLIAPNREIIIR
- a CDS encoding DUF4384 domain-containing protein gives rise to the protein MKKTIPVLLFLLLSLVSSISFSAEKPLWIEATGEAVLGDIETPNEVKERARRDAQKNALEMAVGVFMKSHTLVSNSQLVEDLVYATVRGRVEKSEILQEGWDPKDRSLYRVKLKALIQPVYPEKGEGLSVKVHLSKTTIKAGEDVRIFYEPSRDCYIYIFSIASDGSVTLLLPNSHHTKNLATSNTVHVFPPEESPIRLTAAFLPGHTEKYAEERIKLIATRKKENLIPLGFQEGLFKVYDSKSTGMISDLVRRLNHLEPGDWTEATVVYNLTR
- a CDS encoding class I SAM-dependent methyltransferase, with amino-acid sequence MWELFTGEALFGKPATHYGELTLISKVIIACLAVLGIAALVMTAISLISHIMTGAPFIATSKRLTRKIVALADIRPGERVYDIGCGDGRFLIEANKFYGARAVGIDISPLVCALAKLTTWLKRADVVILCANFKTCDFQDADVIFCYLVPDQMAILGEKLKQLKKGAGYCRAGLKSPDGSRCSRCRSRAGLVLNRSSSTKFDHSF
- a CDS encoding sensor histidine kinase, whose protein sequence is MMELSLHILDITENAVRAKARHVLISITEDRTNDHLTLEICDDGTGMTTAELKRVLDPFYTTKKVRRVGLGVPMLAQAAENAGGSFEIESEPGKGTVITVAFQLTHVDRQPLGDLAGTLVTLITGNPEVHFVYRHRGNGQTYTLDTHEIKKEIEDVPINHIEILKWIRLDVETGLKKINAQS
- a CDS encoding PHP-associated domain-containing protein, yielding MLRALRCDLHIHTCLSPCAELDMFPRAIIEKSIAEKLDVIAVCDHNASENAAHVIKLSGGKPISVLPGMEITTLEEVHLLALFDDLESLYGLQGVIYDHLPGVNQEEIFGCQAIVNAQDEVEGMNGHLLIGSADLPLQDVIDLVHSLGGLAVASHIDRPSYSVISQLGFIDPSMQFDALEISHAMGIKRARRQYPELASFAMITSSDAHVIRDVGRACTTIFLKEGNVRELRLAFQNRDGRYIETT